In the Magnolia sinica isolate HGM2019 chromosome 15, MsV1, whole genome shotgun sequence genome, one interval contains:
- the LOC131227013 gene encoding putative disease resistance protein RGA1, translating to MLVSLPEELQNLTSLRQLSIIECNGLTSLRLQGLRSLQHLSIEGCQSLTSLMGGLQHLTALQYLLITECPELAYLPEGMQHLTALRYLYINNCPELAYLPEVMQHLTSLQHLTIKSCQKLTCLPEGVRHVTTLDYLSIGGMTPPEWIGNLSSLRSLQTDGCDKLTCLPSGLQFLTNLQILKIWNWQSLTALPEWIGNLSSLRYLEIYECPQLECLPSGLQLLTNLQSLTIIRCPQLEMRCEKEKGEDWHYISRIPDIQIY from the coding sequence ATGTTGGTATCTTTGCCAGAGGAGTTACAAAACCTCACCTCTCTCCGTCAGCTGTCGATTATTGAGTGCAATGGTCTAACGTCCTTGAGACTACAAGGCTTGAGGTCTCTTCAACATCTATCAATCGAGGGGTGTCAAAGCTTAACGAGTTTGATGGGGGGACTGCAACACCTCACTGCCTTACAATACTTGCTCATTACTGAATGTCCGGAGCTGGCATATTTACCAGAGGGTATGCAACACCTCACTGCCTTACGATACTTGTACATTAATAATTGTCCGGAGCTGGCATATTTACCAGAGGTTATGCAACACCTTACTTCCCTTCAACACCTCACCATCAAGAGCTGTCAGAAGTTGACATGTTTGCCGGAAGGGGTACGACATGTCACAACACTGGATTATCTATCAATCGGTGGAATGACTCCGCCGGAGTGGATAGGAAACCTGTCCTCGCTTCGAAGTTTGCAGACTGACGGTTGTGATAAATTGACATGTTTGCCATCAGGGTTGCAATTCCTTACAAACCTCCAAATTCTAAAAATCTGGAATTGGCAAAGTCTAACGGCTCTGCCGGAGTGGATAGGAAACCTCTCCTCACTTCGATATTTGGAAATTTACGAATGTCCTCAATTGGAGTGTTTGCCATCAGGGTTGCAACTCCTAACAAATCTCCAAAGTCTAACAATCATACGATGCCCCCAATTAGAGATGCGATGCGAGAAGGAGAAAGGCGAGGATTGGCACTACATATCACGCATCCCAGATATCCAGATTTACTAG
- the LOC131228128 gene encoding putative disease resistance protein RGA3: MLEILKTCSVAFMEGLVTLDPPSTGVILEAFPLSLSYPSRQMVASADDLLFMAKGDFVVAFPIAMTVVTSVMERLVADLSFGKVVAKDAAPLLLEQGMAEAVVSGFLQLVIEKLASPILEKCELFWGFHKELENLRSRLSTIQAVLEDAEEQPVKSKALQNWLGKLKDVVYDAEDILDEFTIEAEAEVEAKCRKVEIGDCITKAFNFFSSCNPLVSRSNMVDKIKEIEQRLDAIAEERSKFHLIGGERVSDIRGREPTDSFVIESDVYGREEDKRRVMELLINEDYIEDVTVIPIVGMGGLGETTLAQLAYNEMSIATHFVLRMWVCVSDNFNVSKVTKDIIESATHSKCDLQSMDQLQHRLRELLREKKFLLVLDDVWDENSMNWDRLKQFLRGGARGSKIIVTTRIEKVAIIMGTLPPYHLPRLSDDDCWSLFKQRAFGHGRQEHPNLIMLGKEIVKKCGGIPLAAKALGSLMHFKTEEREWLFVKESDIWNLPEEENHILTALRLSYYHLPPHLKQCFAYCSIFPKDHIIVKKKLIQLWMAEGFVKSSNGRKQMEDIGGECFNNLLWRSFFQDVEKNEDGNIIRCKMHDLVHDLACSVAGNECSIVQVKNAMSIPNISRRLLLECGYNISVLTDPEPSRRANHLRTLLVLGSQYFSISHNVLVHFMFLRVLDLNRVNVTMELLVSISRLKHLRYLDMSITQIRALPESICTLYHLQTLRIFRCRNLAELPRDMSKMTSLRHLEMSGYNKLTHMPANIGQLKFLQTLPIFIVGKDSGSGMRELKGLNLGGELTIRNLENVMCAADAQEANLKDKPNLHKLHFSWGQDIDLQLEGNVEQTLEGLRPHPNLKRLTVEEYMGVRFPHWMCSSSLPNLIEVSVINCRRCERLPLVSRSPFIKVLVIQGMYALKSIDNHFSGGDDVTEGFQSLKELSLIDMPNLQEWSGLDGREVLPHIVKLTVSGCPKLTMLPYLPSLKKLELKDGSLETLLL, translated from the exons ATGTTAGAAATTCTAAAGACATGCTCAGTAGCTTTCATGGAAGGCTTAGTAACACTTGACCCTCCTAGTACAGGAGTTATCCTCGAAGCCTTTCCTTTATCCTTAAGTTACCCCAGCCGGCAAATGGTGGCTTCTGCGGATGACTTGTTGTTCATGGCTAAGGGAGACTTCGTTGTTGCATTTCCCATTGCCATGACGGTTGTGACATCTGTAATGGAACGGTTGGTTGCTGATTTGTCATTCGGGAAGGTTGTTGCAAAGGATGCTGCACCGTTGCTTCTT GAACAAGGAATGGCAGAAGCAGTTGTATCCGGCTTTCTTCAACTAGTTATTGAAAAACTAGCATCGCCAATCCTAGAAAAGTGTGAACTGTTTTGGGGTTTTCACAAGGAGCTGGAAAATCTAAGAAGCAGGTTATCAACGATACAAGCAGTGCTTGAAGATGCGGAGGAGCAGCCAGTAAAGAGCAAGGCGTTACAGAATTGGTTGGGAAAGCTTAAAGATGTGGTTTATGATGCAGAAGACATATTGGATGAGTTCACAATCGAAGCCGAAGCAGAAGTGGAAGCTAAATGCAGAAAAGTGGAGATTGGTGATTGCATTACGAAGGCATTCAACTTCTTTTCGTCATGTAACCCACTGGTATCCCGTTCAAATATGGTGGATAAGATAAAGGAGATAGAACAGAGATTAGATGCAATTGCTGAGGAGAGGTCTAAATTCCATTTGATAGGGGGAGAACGGGTGTCGGATATTAGAGGCCGAGAACCAACTGACTCGTTTGTAATTGAATCAGATGTTTATGGAAGGGAAGAAGATAAAAGAAGGGTAATGGAATTACTGATTAATGAGGATTACATAGAGGATGTTACAGTCATCCCCATAGTCGGTATGGGGGGCCTTGGGGAGACCACACTCGCTCAATTAGCTTACAATGAAATGAGCATAGCAACGCATTTTGTACTAAGAATGTGGGTTTGTGTGTCGGACAATTTCAATGTCAGTAAGGTAACAAAAGATATCATAGAGTCAGCAACCCATAGCAAATGTGATCTCCAAAGCATGGATCAGCTGCAGCATCGCCTAAGAGAATTGCTGAGGGAGAAGAAGTTTTTACTTGTgttggatgatgtgtgggatgAAAATTCCATGAACTGGGATCGATTGAAACAATTCCTCAGAGGAGGTGCAAGGGGTAGTAAAATCATAGTAACTACCCGTATTGAAAAAGTTGCTATAATCATGGGCACTCTCCCTCCGTACCATTTGCCAAGATTATCAGATGATGATTGTTGGTCTCTGTTCAAGCAGCGAGCATTTGGGCATGGAAGACAAGAACATCCAAACCTTATAATGCTTGGAAAGGAAATTGTGAAGAAGTGTGGGGGCATCCCTTTGGCGGCAAAGGCACTGGGAAGCTTGATGCACTTCAAAACAGAGGAAAGAGAGTGGTTGTTTGTCAAAGAAAGTGACATTTGGAATCTACCCGAAGAAGAGAATCACATTTTAACTGCTTTGAGGTTGAGTTATTATCATCTTCCACCACATTTGAAGCAATGCTTTGCATACTGCTCAATATTTCCGAAAGATCATATAATTGTGAAGAAGAAGCTAATCCAACTATGGATGGCAGAAGGTTTTGTTAAATCATCAAACGGAAGAAAACAAATGGAAGACATCGGTGGAGAGTGTTTCAATAATCTATTATGGCGGTCCTTCTTTCAGGATGTTGAGAAAAATGAAGATGGGAATATAATAAGGTGCAAGATGCATGACCTCGTGCATGATCTTGCATGCTCTGTTGCTGGAAATGAATGCTCGATTGTGCAGGTCAAGAATGCAATGAGTATCCCTAACATATCTCGTCGTTTGTTGTTGGAGTGTGGGTATAACATAAGTGTCCTAACAGACCCAGAGCCCTCAAGGAGAGCAAACCATTTGCGAACGCTGCTTGTGCTTGGAAGTCAGTATTTCAGCATTTCTCATAATGTTTTGGTACATTTTATGTTCTTACGTGTGCTAGATTTAAACCGTGTGAATGTCACCATGGAGTTGTTGGTTTCAATCAGCAGGTTGAAGCACTTAAGATACCTCGACATGTCTATTACTCAAATACGAGCCCTTCCTGAATCCATTTGCACCCTTTACCATTTGCAAACCTTAAGAATCTTCAGGTGTCGTAATCTTGCAGAGTTACCTAGGGACATGAGCAAAATGACTAGCCTAAGACATCTTGAAAtgagtggatataataaattgACACATATGCCAGCTAATATAGGACAATTAAAGTTCCTTCAGACCTTGCCAATATTCATAGTTGGTAAGGATAGTGGAAGTGGTATGAGAGAGCTGAAAGGTCTAAACCTTGGAGGAGAATTGACTATTCGAAACCTCGAGAATGTGATGTGTGCAGCAGATGCCCAGGAAGCAAACTTGAAGGATAAGCCAAACCTGCATAAGTTACACTTTTCATGGGGTCAGGATATTGATCTTCAGTTGGAAGGAAATGTCGAGCAAACCCTTGAAGGTCTCCgaccacatccaaatctcaaaagGTTGACTGTGGAAGAGTACATGGGTGTCAGATTTCCGCATTGGATGTGTTCTTCATCACTTCCAAATCTGATTGAAGTTTCAGTGATTAATTGCAGAAGATGCGAACGACTCCCCCTGGTCAGCCGCTCACCATTCATTAAAGTTCTTGTGATACAAGGAATGTATGCTTTGAAATCTATTGACAACCATTTCTCTGGCGGTGATGATGTTACAGAGGGATTTCAGTCACTGAAAGAACTCAGCTTGATAGATATGCCTAATTTACAGGAGTGGTCAGGACTCGATGGAAGAGAAGTACTCCCTCACATTGTCAAATTAACTGTATCGGGATGTCCCAAGTTAACAATGCTTCCATACCTTCCATCTCTAAAAAAATTAGAATTGAAGGATG GGAGCTTGGAAACCTTGCTGCTCTAG